Proteins from one Deltaproteobacteria bacterium genomic window:
- the thiC gene encoding phosphomethylpyrimidine synthase ThiC, which produces MSSNGTKGSSKGANGALQATPERVTTGPIPGSSKVYVEGEQAGVRVPFRKVELSPTREGRGEDTTLVPNPPVFLYDTSGPYTDPAATIDVHVGLPALREAWIEARGDTELIAGRAVKPVDDGRKGDADDAPRPPEMKQRRQQVRRSTGKPVTQLAYARRGIVTPEMEFAAIRENLLRQQLKAGLSVLPDAEREARLAGEAFGIDLSQEITPELVRDELARGRAILPANINHPESEPMVIGRRFLTKINANLGNSAITSSIEEEVEKMVWSIRWGADTVMDLSTGRDIHTTREWILRNAPVPIGTVPLYQALEKVGGVAEDLTFELFMDTLVEQCEQGVDYFTVHAGLRLRHIPLTTKRVTGIVSRGGSIMAKWCLAHHKESFLYERFEEICELLAQYDVAFSLGDGLRPGSLADANDEAQFAELDTLGELTKLAWKHDVQTIIEGPGHVPMHLVKENVDRQLEVCGEAPFYTLGPLITDVSPGYDHLSSAIGAAMIGWYGTAMLCYVTPKEHLGLPDRDDVKEGVIAYKVAAHAADLAKGFPGARAWDDAMSKARFEFRWEDQFKLALDPETAKAFHDETLPAEGAKSAHFCSMCGPKFCSMEITQDLRELARAQGKAVEEARSEGLTERARAFEDEGGEIYLQR; this is translated from the coding sequence ATGAGCAGCAACGGAACGAAGGGCAGCAGCAAGGGTGCCAATGGCGCCCTCCAGGCGACCCCCGAGCGCGTGACCACCGGCCCCATCCCGGGCTCGAGCAAGGTCTATGTCGAGGGCGAGCAGGCGGGCGTCCGCGTGCCCTTCCGCAAGGTCGAGCTCTCCCCCACCCGCGAGGGAAGGGGCGAGGACACGACGCTGGTCCCCAACCCGCCGGTCTTCCTCTACGACACCTCCGGCCCCTACACCGACCCGGCCGCCACCATCGACGTCCACGTCGGCCTGCCGGCGCTGCGGGAGGCCTGGATCGAGGCGCGGGGTGACACCGAGCTGATCGCCGGCCGCGCGGTGAAGCCCGTCGACGACGGCCGCAAGGGCGACGCGGACGACGCCCCCCGCCCCCCCGAGATGAAGCAGCGCCGCCAGCAGGTGCGGCGCTCCACCGGCAAGCCCGTCACCCAGCTGGCCTACGCCCGGCGCGGGATCGTCACCCCCGAGATGGAGTTCGCGGCGATCCGCGAGAACCTCCTGCGCCAGCAGCTGAAGGCCGGCCTCTCGGTCCTGCCGGACGCCGAGCGCGAGGCGCGCCTCGCTGGCGAGGCCTTCGGCATCGACCTCTCCCAGGAGATCACCCCCGAGCTGGTCCGCGACGAGCTCGCCCGCGGCCGGGCCATCCTGCCGGCGAACATCAACCACCCCGAGAGCGAGCCGATGGTCATCGGCCGGCGCTTCCTCACCAAGATCAACGCCAACCTCGGCAACTCGGCCATCACCTCCTCCATCGAGGAGGAGGTCGAGAAGATGGTCTGGTCGATCCGCTGGGGCGCCGACACGGTGATGGACCTCTCCACCGGCCGGGACATCCACACCACCCGCGAGTGGATCCTGCGCAACGCCCCGGTGCCCATCGGGACCGTGCCCCTCTACCAGGCCCTCGAGAAGGTCGGCGGCGTCGCCGAGGACCTCACCTTCGAGCTCTTCATGGACACCCTGGTCGAGCAGTGCGAGCAGGGCGTGGACTACTTCACCGTCCACGCGGGCCTGCGCCTGCGGCACATCCCGCTGACCACCAAGCGGGTCACCGGGATCGTCTCCCGGGGCGGCTCGATCATGGCCAAGTGGTGCCTGGCCCACCACAAGGAGAGCTTCCTCTACGAGCGCTTCGAGGAGATCTGCGAGCTGCTGGCGCAGTACGACGTGGCCTTCTCGCTGGGCGACGGCCTGCGGCCCGGCTCGCTCGCCGACGCCAACGACGAGGCGCAGTTCGCCGAGCTCGACACCCTGGGCGAGCTGACCAAGCTCGCCTGGAAGCACGACGTGCAGACCATCATCGAGGGCCCCGGCCACGTGCCGATGCACCTGGTGAAGGAGAACGTCGACCGCCAGCTCGAGGTCTGCGGCGAGGCGCCCTTCTACACCCTCGGGCCACTCATCACCGACGTCTCCCCGGGCTACGACCACCTCTCCTCGGCCATCGGCGCCGCGATGATCGGCTGGTACGGCACGGCGATGCTCTGCTACGTGACGCCCAAGGAGCACCTGGGGCTGCCCGACCGCGACGACGTGAAGGAGGGGGTGATCGCCTACAAGGTCGCCGCCCACGCCGCCGACCTGGCCAAGGGCTTCCCCGGCGCCCGCGCCTGGGACGACGCCATGAGCAAGGCCCGCTTCGAGTTCCGGTGGGAGGATCAGTTCAAGCTGGCCCTCGACCCCGAGACCGCGAAGGCCTTCCACGACGAGACCCTC